One genomic region from Euleptes europaea isolate rEulEur1 chromosome 6, rEulEur1.hap1, whole genome shotgun sequence encodes:
- the ACTR10 gene encoding actin-related protein 10 — translation MPLYEGLGSGGEKTAVVIDLGAAFTKCGFAGETGPRCVIPSEIRKPDVSKPIKVVQYNINTEELYSYLKEFIHMLYFRHLLVNPRDRRVVIVESVLCPSHFRETLTRVLFKYFEVPSVLFAPSHLMSLLTLGINSALVLDCGYTESLVLPIYEGIPVLNCWGALPLGGKAIHKEMESQLLEQSTVDTGAAKGQSLPSVMGAVPEDIIEDIKVRTCFVSDLQRGLKIQAAKFNVDGSAKRPTPPPDVDYPLDGEKILHVNGAIRDSVVEILFEQDNEEQSVATLILDSLLQCPIDTRKQLAENLVVIGGTAMLPGFLHRLMAEIRHLVEKPKYKETLASKAFRVHSPPAKPNCVAWLGGAIFGALQDILGSRSVSKEYYNQMGRIPDWCCLNNPPLEMIFDVGKTPPPMMKRAFSTEK, via the exons ATGCCGCTTTACGAGGGCCTGGGGAGCGGCGGCGAGAAGACGGCCGTGGTGATCGACCTGGGCGCGGCCTTCACCAA ATGCGGCTTTGCTGGCGAAACGGGACCAAGGTGTGTGATCCCTAGTGAAATCAGGAAACCTGATGTTTCAAAG cctATCAAGGTTGTTCAGTACAACATAAATACAGAAGAGTTGTATTCGTACCTGAAGGAGTTCATCCACATGCTTTATTTCAG GCACTTGCTGGTGAACCCCCGAGACCGCCGCGTCGTGATTGTGGAGTCGGTGCTGTGCCCTTCTCATTTCAGAGAGACTCTCACTAGAGTTCTCTTCAAGTATTTTGAG GTTCCTTCTGTGCTCTTTGCTCCGAGCCACCTGATGTCCCTCCTGACCCTTGGGATTAATTCTGCCCTGGTCTTAGATTGCGGCTACACGGAGAGCCTGGTGCTGCCt ATCTACGAGGGGATTCCAGTTCTGAACTGCTGGGGTGCCCTGCCCTTGGGCGGGAAAGCCATTCACAA GGAGATGGAATCCCAGCTGCTGGAGCAGAGCACCGTGGATACGGGAGCAGCCAAAGGACAGAGCCTTCCTTCTGTGATGG GCGCTGTTCCTGAAGACATCATAGAAGACATAAAAG TTCGCACTTGCTTTGTGAGTGACCTCCAGCGGGGGCTGAAAATTCAGGCGGCGAAGTTCAACGTGGACGGCAGCGCAAAG CGTCCGACTCCCCCTCCGGATGTTGACTACCCGCTGGATGGAGAGAAGATCTTGCATGTGAACGGAGCCATCag GGATTCCGTGGTGGAAATACTCTTTGAGCAGGACAATGAAGAGCAGTCGGTGGCCACTTTGATCCTGGACTCGCTTCTACAG TGCCCGATAGATACCCGGAAGCAGCTAGCTGAGAACCTGGTGGTGATCGGGGGCACAGCCATGCTGCCGGGGTTCCTGCATCGGCTGATGGCTGAAATCAGACACCTGGTGGAGAAGCCCAAGTACAAGGAGACGCTGGCCAGCAAGGCCTTCCGGGTGCACAGCCCGCCCGCCAAGCCCAATTGTGTGGCATGGCTGGGAG GAGCCATTTTCGGAGCCCTCCAGGATATCCTCGGGAGCCGCTCAGTGTCGAAGGAGTACTACAACCAGATGGGCCGCATCCCCGACTGGTGCTGCCTCAATAACCCTCCCCTGGAAATGATCTTCGACGTCGGGAAAACGCCGCCCCCGATGATGAAAAGAGCCTTTTCCACGGAGAAatag